One window from the genome of Glycine soja cultivar W05 chromosome 12, ASM419377v2, whole genome shotgun sequence encodes:
- the LOC114377904 gene encoding dihydroorotase, mitochondrial-like isoform X1, which produces MKPHSSTEIVFKECVCARACIKILLKKRLISVKMELTITQPDDWHLHLRDGSLLEAVLPHSAKHFGRAIVMPNLKPPITTTSAAVAYRESILKAIPKDSNFTPLMSLYLTDVTTPDEIKLAKKSGLVYGVKLYPAGATTNSQDGVTDLFGNCFSVLEEMAEQNLPLLVHGEVTDSNVDIFDREKVFIETILMPLIQRLPQLKVVMEHITTADAVKFVESCKEGYVAATVTPQHLLLNRNALFQGGLQPHNYCLPVLKREIHRQAIVSAVTSGSKRFFLGTDSAPHDRRKKECSCGCAGIYNSPVALSLYAKVFEEAGALDKLEAFTSFNGPDFYGLPRNKSKIKLRKAPWKVPDYLSFPFGDIVPMFAGETLEWEALPC; this is translated from the exons ATGAAACCACATTCTTCGACTGAAATAGTGTTCAAGGAGTGTGTGTGCGCGCGCGCGT GTATTAAGattctactaaaaaaaaggttgATCAGCGTAAAGATGGAGCTCACTATTACACAGCCTGATGATTGGCATCTTCACCTCCGTGATGGTTCCCTTCTTGAAGCTGTCCTCCCTCACAG TGCGAAGCATTTTGGAAGGGCCATAGTAATGCCAAATTTGAAACCACCCATCACTACCACGTCTGCTGCTGTCGCTTATCGAGAGTCCATTTTGAAAGCAATACCTAAAGATAGCAACTTCACTCCTCTCATGTCACTTTACCTCACAGACGTGACTACTCCTGATGAGATTAAACTTGCAA AAAAAAGTGGACTTGTTTATGGTGTGAAGTTGTATCCTGCTGGTGCTACAACAAACTCCCAAGATGGTGTTACAGATCTTTTTGGAAATTGTTTTTCTGTTCTTGAGGAAATGGCTGAGCAAAATTTACCATTATtg GTTCACGGAGAGGTTACAGATTCAAACGTTGATATTTTTGACCGAGAAAAAGTCTTTattgaaacaattttaatgCCTTTAATTCAAAGACTTCCACAGCTGAAGGTTGTGATGGAGCATATCACTACTGCAGATGCTGTTAAATTTGTAGAGTCTTGCAAAGAAG GTTATGTAGCAGCAACTGTTACACCACAGCATCTTCTTCTGAATCGTAATGCTTTGTTCCAAGGTGGCTTACAGCCTCACAATTACTGTCTTCCAGTGCTCAAAAGAGAGATCCATA GACAGGCTATTGTTTCGGCTGTCACTAGTGGAAGTAAACGATTTTTCCTTGGAACTGATAGTGCTCCACATGATAGGCGTAAAAAGGAATGTTCCTGTGGATGTGCTGGCATATACAACTCACCGGTTGCTCTATCACTATATGCCAAAGTTTTTGAAGAG GCTGGTGCACTTGATAAGCTAGAGGCTTTTACAAGCTTTAACGGACCTGACTTCTATGGCCTCCCCAGAAACAAGTCAAAGATTAAACTGAGGAAAGCTCCTTGGAAAGTACCTGATTATTTGTCATTTCCATTTGGAGACATCGTTCCCATGTTTGCTGGTGAAACCCTTGAATGGGAGGCATTGCCTTGTTGA
- the LOC114377904 gene encoding dihydroorotase, mitochondrial-like isoform X2, protein MELTITQPDDWHLHLRDGSLLEAVLPHSAKHFGRAIVMPNLKPPITTTSAAVAYRESILKAIPKDSNFTPLMSLYLTDVTTPDEIKLAKKSGLVYGVKLYPAGATTNSQDGVTDLFGNCFSVLEEMAEQNLPLLVHGEVTDSNVDIFDREKVFIETILMPLIQRLPQLKVVMEHITTADAVKFVESCKEGYVAATVTPQHLLLNRNALFQGGLQPHNYCLPVLKREIHRQAIVSAVTSGSKRFFLGTDSAPHDRRKKECSCGCAGIYNSPVALSLYAKVFEEAGALDKLEAFTSFNGPDFYGLPRNKSKIKLRKAPWKVPDYLSFPFGDIVPMFAGETLEWEALPC, encoded by the exons ATGGAGCTCACTATTACACAGCCTGATGATTGGCATCTTCACCTCCGTGATGGTTCCCTTCTTGAAGCTGTCCTCCCTCACAG TGCGAAGCATTTTGGAAGGGCCATAGTAATGCCAAATTTGAAACCACCCATCACTACCACGTCTGCTGCTGTCGCTTATCGAGAGTCCATTTTGAAAGCAATACCTAAAGATAGCAACTTCACTCCTCTCATGTCACTTTACCTCACAGACGTGACTACTCCTGATGAGATTAAACTTGCAA AAAAAAGTGGACTTGTTTATGGTGTGAAGTTGTATCCTGCTGGTGCTACAACAAACTCCCAAGATGGTGTTACAGATCTTTTTGGAAATTGTTTTTCTGTTCTTGAGGAAATGGCTGAGCAAAATTTACCATTATtg GTTCACGGAGAGGTTACAGATTCAAACGTTGATATTTTTGACCGAGAAAAAGTCTTTattgaaacaattttaatgCCTTTAATTCAAAGACTTCCACAGCTGAAGGTTGTGATGGAGCATATCACTACTGCAGATGCTGTTAAATTTGTAGAGTCTTGCAAAGAAG GTTATGTAGCAGCAACTGTTACACCACAGCATCTTCTTCTGAATCGTAATGCTTTGTTCCAAGGTGGCTTACAGCCTCACAATTACTGTCTTCCAGTGCTCAAAAGAGAGATCCATA GACAGGCTATTGTTTCGGCTGTCACTAGTGGAAGTAAACGATTTTTCCTTGGAACTGATAGTGCTCCACATGATAGGCGTAAAAAGGAATGTTCCTGTGGATGTGCTGGCATATACAACTCACCGGTTGCTCTATCACTATATGCCAAAGTTTTTGAAGAG GCTGGTGCACTTGATAAGCTAGAGGCTTTTACAAGCTTTAACGGACCTGACTTCTATGGCCTCCCCAGAAACAAGTCAAAGATTAAACTGAGGAAAGCTCCTTGGAAAGTACCTGATTATTTGTCATTTCCATTTGGAGACATCGTTCCCATGTTTGCTGGTGAAACCCTTGAATGGGAGGCATTGCCTTGTTGA
- the LOC114378155 gene encoding uncharacterized protein LOC114378155 — MQRVSPTSTIWRTIVSKARKNVFFINDPFAARSFSAVPVVAAAKKLHQPEIPSDFQKWGSVGFCRTSKFASGFNPLQPKPLDSIVDVHRLKDRYPEDIASVWDDYHIGRGHIGATMKAKLYHLLEHRASECRYFVIPLWRGSGYTTMFVQVQTPHMIFTGLEDYKARGTQAAPYFTLTFYTEFAESKDLVLIRGDVVFTSKLTDPEAKWLLETAQSFYLNDARYKLVERFNRQTHDFEFKDVLQVLDMPIL; from the exons ATGCAAAGGGTGTCTCCAACCTCCACAATTTGGAGGACCATAGTCTCCAAGGCTAGAAAAAACGTGTTTTTCATCAACGACCCTTTTGCTGCGCGCTCCTTCTCTGCGGTTCCCGTCGTGGCAGCCGCCAAGAAATTGCATCAACCAGAGATTCCAAGTGATTTCCAGAAATGGGGTTCGGTTGGATTCTGCAGAACGTCGAAATTTGCCTCTGGGTTCAATCCACTTCAACCGAAGCCGTTGGATTCTATTGTAGATGTCCACAGATTGAAAGATCGGTATCCTGAAGACATTGCTTCTGTTTGGGATGAT TATCACATAGGAAGAGGTCATATTGGAGCAACTATGAAAGCAAAACTTTATCACTTGCTGGAGCATAGAGCTTCAGAATG CCGATATTTTGTCATTCCTTTATGGAGGGGAAGTGGATACACGACAATGTTTGTTCAAG TCCAGACGCCACACATGATTTTTACAGGTCTTGAAGATTACAAGGCCAGAGGAACACAAGCAGCCCCTTACTTTACTTTGACCTTTTACACAGAATTTGCAGAGAGCAAGGACTTGGTACTGATCCGTGGGGATGTTGTATTTACCAGCAAGCTTACTGACCCAGAAGCAAAATGGCTTTTGGAAACTGCTCAGtctttttatttgaatgatGCGAGGTACAAACTGGTTGAGAGGTTCAACAGACAAACACATGATTTTGAGTTCAAAGATGTCTTGCAAGTATTGGACATGCCTATTTTGTAA